One Xiphophorus maculatus strain JP 163 A chromosome 23, X_maculatus-5.0-male, whole genome shotgun sequence genomic window, CATTCTGGGACatggtgattttatttttattttactagtaCACTATAAAAATTAATGCTAGTATGGATAGCATGGGGTTTGGATcatctaaaataaacatttttggtgCTGCTTTCTGAACTTTAAAGCATTATCATGTATGCGTTGGATAGGGATTTACTAGAAGTGCCactaaaaatctttttctattAAACACTTACTAAAATTTCAGcatgtaaaacatttgataGAAATGCACGGCTACataaaaatcagtaaaatagTGCTCCCTCTAGCTCCagttaaaatattgctttttaacAACGTACTTTTTCTGTCAGACATTTACTCttagcagaaatattttacatttaccgCTTGCTTCCCTCAGGAAGGTCAGTGGTGCTGCACCGCCTCCAGCGTTTATTTCCAGTGTTAATAATCATTAGTTTCTGTGTAAATATCCACGTGATGCAAACATGACACTGGTGTAAAGCTTCATTATTTTGTTGGAGTTAGAAGAATAGTTTGGTCTTGTATCTGTCAGGCTTTCACCTCCAGGTccaactaatctggatttataatAAAGATGACAGGGATATTACTGCCCATAAGGAGAGTCTCACTTCCAACATCctgaattattaatttaatcaaaacaattaCCTCAAATTCAAATCTTGTCAGAGTCCCATAAAACACCACGATgacctggatttttttttaaattgaactctggttcggCAAATACCACCAGCTCAGAAGtccacaaacttttttttttttttttttttttaaatgaccaaaACAGTGCGTGAAGCTTTACGGTGAAAAATCTGACTAGAAATAGATTCATGGTGCTTGTTGCAGAAGAGAAAACGAGCACAATTCTGGAAAGTTACCCCACGTAACCTCTCCTCTGCGTCTCTGCTGAGTTAAAAACACGGTTCCTTATTTTTTCTCTACTGTGGGCCCCCGTGAAATCCCTCTCAGAGATCCACTCCCATGGTGATCCCCCCCACATCCCCGCAGAACCATACTTCTGGAAGCAGCCCTAACGACCATCTAATTTCGTGTTTAGCGTGTACACCATAATTGCCTGTAGAGTCTTCCATCTGCAGGAGAACAGGTAGTTGGCCGCGTTTCATTGCTCTACTTCGCCCCACCCACCAGCAGCTCCGGCCCTCCTGAGTAACCCCTGATTGGCTGAGGGGATTGCGGGTCCTGAGACTGAGCGCTCAGCTCGGAGCTGCGCGTCTGCCAGTGTGCACCAGCGAAGCGAGAGGAGCGCTTGTTGGAGTCAACTAGACAGCCTACTGGCAACGAGtggtgatttctttttttccatccctCTCTCTGCCTCAGTCAGGCTGGATATAGGCTACTGTGCTTCAGTTTCTCTGCAGCCACACATGAGATGCGTTTTGAACGTACAGTAAGCTCTGGCATCGCCTCATCCCAACTGGCTGCATTTTCAGCGGATTTCTTTTTGTGCGCCTGGACTATTGACTGGGATCTGTTTTAGCCTTTCCAAGTGAGATGCGAGGGAATTAATTAGGAAGTGAAAGCTTGAAGACTTGAGGAAGGGGTTGGAGGAAGGGATAAATCTGCTGGAAATGAAAAGGTAATCGGGAGTTTGAGTGATGTGATGAGACATTCCTTCAACTGCACCCCTTTTACGCAAAAAGATATCCGGACTGTTGAACATTTCCTTGCTTGAagatcttctttttttattgagatgcgaggatttttttaaattgctgctTCTAATTAAAAAGAGtgattatttttatccaaaaaaaGGGACGACCTGAATATCGACCCCCTGTCAGGTCGGGGCGGTGAAATTCACACAGACTTTTCAGCTACATCACTCCATCTGCGCGAAAGATCAAGATTTCTGCGGACTTGAGtctctgcagcatttttttctcctccctttTGCTCTCTTAAAAAACATGGACACTTTAACATATGAATCGTGCGTAAGATTAGTTTTCTGCTCTTTGAGAGCTGCGCGGATTTCCACGGCTAAATCCCAACTGTAAGAAGATTCAGCATGTTTTTACTATTCTGTCGCGCTCAGTGTTTCTCCCGCTGCAGCAGACCGGAGGATGTGCTCTGCCTGAGAAGAATCAAATAGGTACTTGTTAGAATTAGAGCTCATTGACTACATATAGAAGAGACATTCAATCAAACttagtttttttaaagagatgatTTATCTGCGCGtttttttctcctatttttGACGCGCATCCTTGTGCGTAATTCTTCAGAAAAACTCAACAGGTTCAACAGCAAGCCCTGGAGATGGAATTAATACAACTAGCCTCCGTTTTCCTTTTATTCTGGGTCGGAACTGAGGCTGTTATCAACCTGAAATATGGAATAAACGAGGAGATGAAGCCCGGGTCGGTGATTGGGAACGTTACGAGGGACGCGCTCAAGCAGGAATTTCAGATTGCGCCGCAGCCTCCTTACTTGAGGGTTATTTCCAACTCAGAACCGCGATGGGTGGAACTCAGTCCGGCCGGGATACTTACAACCCAGATGAAGATAGATCGGGATGTAGTTTGCAGACAGAACCCGAAGTGCATTGTTTCCCTAGAAGTGATGTCAAACTCCATGGAGATTTGCGTAATCAAAGTTGAAATCGAGGATTTGAACGACAACGCGCCCCGGTTCCCAACGAGCCACATTGACATAGAAATTTCCGAGAACGCGTCCCCTGGTACCAGGTTTCCCCTAGAGGGTGCGAGCGATCCGGACTCGGGGATCTTTGGAGTGCAGTCCTATTCCATCACCCCAAACGAGCTTTTCGGACTAGAAATAAAAACTAGAGGGGACGGATCCAAGATCGCAGAGCTTGTTGTGCAGAAATCTTTAGACAGAGAGACCCAGTCCCACTATACGTATGAAATCAGCGCAGAGGACGGAGGAGACCCTCCGAAGATAGGCGCGGTCCAGTTAAACATTAAAGTGATAGATTCTAATGACAACAACCCCGTTTTTGACGAGCCGGTTTACACGGTGAATGTGATGGAGAACTCCCCCGTCAACACATTAGTCATAGACCTGAACGCCACTGATCCTGACGAGGGCACTAATGGAGAGGTTGTGTACTCGTTCAACAGTTACGTCACCGAGAAAACGAGGGAGGCTTTCAAAATTGACCCCAGGACGGGGATCATCACCGTCAACGGCGTGTTGGATTACGAGACCACGCAGATCTATGAGATCGACGTCCAGGCCAAAGATCTGGGTCCCAACTCCATCCCGGCTCACTGCAAAGTCACAGTGAACGTGATGGACACGAACGACAACCCACCTGTGATCAGCCTGCTCTCTCTGAACACGGAGATGGTGGAAGTGAGTGAGAACGCGCAGCGTGGGTATGTGATTGCGCTGGTGAGGGTGTCAGATAAGGACTCGGGGGCCAACGGGAAAGTGAAGTGCACCCTGCAGGGCAATGTTCCCTTCAGGCTGCAAGAGTATGAGAGCTTCTCCACCATTCTGGTCGACGGGAGGCTGGACAGAGAGCAGAAGGACACCTTCAACCTGACCATCCAGGCAGAGGACAGCGGCATCCCTCAGCTACGTGCCACCAAATCTCTGGTGGTCAAAGTCACAGATGAGAATGACAATCCGCCACACTTCCTAAAGCCACACTATCAAGAGATGGTGATGGAGAACAACCTCCCAGGTTCCTGTCTGCTGGCTGTGTCAGCAGAGGACCCAGACCTGGGCATGAACGGCACAGTCTCCTACTCTATAGTCCCTGGTGAGATTAAGCACATGGATGTAAACACATACGTGAGCATAAACCCATCAGGCCGCATTTACTCCATGAGATCGTTTGATCATGAATACACCAGGACTTTTGACTTCAAAGTTCTGGCAAGAGACAATGGCAACCCGTCCTTGTCCAGCAACGCCACAGTTCGCATTGTGGTGCTGGACGTCAACGACAACACGCCTGTGATGACAAACCCTCCGCTGGTCAACGGTACAGCGGAGGTCTCCATCCCGAGGAATGCCGGGGTGGGGTACATGGTGACCCAGGTGAAAGCTGATGACTATGATGAAGGGGAGAACGGGCGGCTGACCTACACCATCTCAGAGGGCGATAGGGCCTTCTTTGAGATCGACCAGGTGAATGGAGAGGTGCGCTccaccaggatgtttggggagaACGCCAAGTCCACCTATGAGATCACAGTGGTGGCGAGGGACCATGGCAAACCCTCCCTCTCTGCCTCGGCCTACATCGTGGTGTACCTCTCTCCGGATCTGAACGCCCAAGAGACCATCGGACCCGTCAACCTGTCCCTCATATTCATCATCGCCCTGGGCTCCATTGCGGCCATCCTCTTCATCACCATGATCTTTGTGGCGGTCAAATGCAAAAGGGACAACAAGGAGATCCGGACATACAACTGCAGGTACTGAATGAACACAGGAAATGTGAATGTCAGGGTTCCTACAAATGTTCATatttcaaaattcatttttttttctacactcAAATTTATAAATAGTTCAGCCAGTGGTGGTCCTGATATGAAAGGCGCCCTGGGCAACCAGATCCCTCAGGCCCAATATTTACGTTCCTCTCAAACTACATAAACATTACAAAAgcactttttgtgtgtgttttcacaaatatgacaaaagtttttttttaattactgtttttaagaaaatagtaTTTCATGAAAAGTAATCACTTTCAGATTTGATTgatctattttatattttcagctagatataaaaaataaaataaatttaccttAAAAACTTTAGTTCAGCTTAAACTTATCAGAACCCGTGATCAGAAACATACTTTAGAGTCAAATTTACTCTGTATTCATTCCAACACTGAAGGAAAATGGaaacagcaattaaaaatatgtgCAGGGCACAAGTGGcagaaatatataaacataattttgatGAATCACTCGTGCCGCCCCTGACAGAAGAGCACCCTGGGTGGTGGgccatatataaaaaaaactaacactgGTTTCTACAATTCTTGTAACATAAATATGTGGATATCTTGagtacaaaacaacaacaattcaCAAACAGAAGATCCAAGTAAAACCGAGGCAAAAAATCCAGTCAAATGGCTGCTATGAATGTAAAaagccatttatttttcaaaaattaagaatattttagataatgAAACCAGGAATGGTGTCTGTTCTTATCCaaattttgtcaattttaaaatcagattccAGATTTTTTACGTCTGGGAGTTTATCACATCTTGTATATTTGACCTACTATATATGTACCTAattggcttttattttctgtaaaataatgcTCCTGAGGgctgttttagtttaattttggCATATAGACACTTCAAAATTTACAACTTGTCAAATATGGCTCAATATGGCTTATGTTGTCCTACATTAACTACAGATACTTTAAATCACAGTTGGTGATGTGGACTATCTTTTTGTTTACTAAGAAAAGGTTTCCACACCCATTTAAGAAATGGCAGATTCAGTATCAAACCCTTATCTAAGAGGCTgtagtagaaaaaaagaaaagaaaaagaaagaaaggcgaaatgtaataatttgtctTAAATTTTAACAAGTGTGCGTTGAAGGATGCCCTCTATTTATGAATCAATGAAaaaacttctctttctttctttttcccgGAAATggcatttttgaaatatttagataaatcAAAATCCTGACTTTTTCCAGACTGCGTAGGAACCCTGGAATGTGTGTGAATGCGATTGTGCCAGTTGACAGTGCATTGCTTTTTTACCATGCAGCATGTAGAGGCCCTGTATGTGAGGACTGCAGATCGTTTCTCGCCCCTCCtctcccttttctctctctcccttctcGGCTCCACAGCTGAAGTAGACCTACATGAACCCGACTGCTTTAAATCAGACACATTCTGCTGAGGCCCACTGTTCTGCATTAAGGCAAACGGTGATTGATGGATTTAATCCTTCCATTGTAACCAATTGACTCATAAATACGACGGTTCGACTGTCATGTTCAATTTGCGGATGTGTTGCCGGACAATTAACGTCCTGCTGCCTCAATGGCAGTCCGggacatttattatttaacgTCCACCGTGGCTGATTGGCTGTTATCGGCTCTAATCTGCTGTGATTATGGACAGTCCTCCAGGATCACTCCGATTCCCCTCTGTTTTCATCAAGGCACATCAGAAGGAGCTactctaaaataaatgtaggaGATTAGGCTTGTGCCTTAGAAGATATTATCAGTTACATGAGTGTCATGAACTGTTAGGAGGCAGGTTTATGGATAAAAGCAGCTGATTATTCCCCCCTCTTTTGATGCCTTTCTGCgaactctgttttcttcatcaatCTGAGCATCAGCTCTGGCTTTGATTTCCCTGCATGTGCCACATTACGACTGTAAAATTTACATATAGATTGGATTTGAGAATTTAACCTGAAGCTATAGTCGTATTTTGTTCCTGACATAATTTTGTTGATTTGAGGTTCAcctcattatttttaaaaggagaagaaatgcagaaaaatgagCATAATagtaatcagatttttatttctactgtactgatttaaagttttcttttttcccaaaTGTTTTCAGCTGACAAGATTAGATATGGAAATTAAGTATTTCTTGACGGAAAGCATCAGAAATGATTGCTGCTCCACATTTGAGAGTTGACCCGGAGAAGTCATCTTTCCTGTctgactaaaaatacttttccagATGTAATTTTGAATTAGCTTTGATTgaaaatagaggaaaaaaaatctgtgaagttACAgcttgattaaaaacatttgctcttATTTAAATGTCACTCATACATTTTGTGCAGCGAAGGCACAGTGACAGACAAACAACAAATTCGAAATTCAAAACTGCTCCCAGTACTTTCCTCTCTCCCATTGTGAGCCCGTCTCCCCGCTGGGAGCTTTAATCAGCGCTGATGTGCTCTGCTTCTCAGTCACCACCTCGAATATGAGGAGCAGTTATCTCCAATTTATTGCTTGTCCTCTGTCAGTCTGTCTTGCTCTGAAGTTCTCTCTTCCAAGATTTCGATTTGGGCATAAGGCGGAGAGAACATGTGAAAACGaaggatggggaaaaaaaggagagatgTTGTATTTTCTACCAGGTTCTTTCCCTCTGCATCAAGAAGGAGCTGATTGAGGTTATGTGCTTGTAACAAGACGcaaatgaaaagacaaacaaaaaaagtgataGCCCTGGTGCTGCACTGGGGTGAATACCAAAGACCAGTGTGGCTGAGTAGAGCAGAGAAATTTCAGAAAGTGACAGGAACAGAGATTGCAATTTCACAGATATCTCTATCCTTGTTATGGATCTAATAAAGGACATAAGCCACAGGGATTATCTTATCGAATTAGACTCTACCTTTCAGAGTTTGAGTCAGTAGAGATTGTAAAGTAAAatttgcaacaacaacaaaaaaactaacacCAGACATGATGGTAAATATGTCCTGTGAGGGCTGTAGTCATCACTGGACTACTTAACATCTGTTATTCTGTGGAGAAACTGCAAGGCTCTGCAAAGAGTAGACATTTCCCCCAATGTGAGCATCCTTTGATAAAGCATAGCTCTGTTGCTCATTTGCTCttattaaagtcaaaatgcTCAGCTTCAGTTTGCAGAAGTCACAGAGAGCCGTCGAACAAATTTGAATCTGCAGTTCTCTTGCTTTTCTATATTGCTTGTGGGCCTGCTTgctaatgaaagaaaaaaactggaatcAGTGAGTGTTCTGTGCTTTGAATATGATTGCATATACCGGTGGTGCCTCTCAGGTTCAGTgtgttcctttttgttttgcttctgtgGTTTTGGCATGTTTGCATTTTCAGCCTGTTTGTGACATGTTGATTGTTGAGCatgcaaatgcaaacaaacatttacGACGGCCCCACTGCAGGCCGGGTGTGGTGGGTCACCCCTGTGTGCCGTTTCACAGTCGCACAGGGGCTTTGAACAGGGCCGGATTTTAGGAGGAAGTGGGCCAGAGCCAGTCTTGGTATCCAGTCCACACAGGTTGCTTTTACTTCATGATTGTTGCAACAGAGTAATAGGTACACATAATTTTGAAGGTGTTTAGGGAGTACTAGTAATTTTCCTTCATTGCCATTTTGTGCCTTTGCAGCTTTGCTCATTTCGTACCCGACTACTTCGGGTAAGGACTGGAGCCATCTGCCAGCCACGCATAAATTTGTGCCTTCCAGAATGACATTTAAGGCCTATTTTGACAACCAACAATTTAAAGTAATACTTGTGGTCTAGAGTAAAGAAATGAGGTTACATGACTGCAATAAATTATACATGTCAGCAGCAGGTCACTCAGTAACTGGGGTCTGATCAGGGCTCAAAATGTGTCAGATTTTGTAACTGGTCCCAAAAGGAGATCAGAACCAATATAAGTAGAAATACAGTAGAAGTTCAGAACatcatatttatttgaattaaattatgtgagagatttcagtgttttatgaGCATTTATCTCCAAAATATATAAAggttctaaaacaaaacaaaaagctttacaGACCCtggtttataaatatttaactgtttagaagttggagaaaaataaatcatcatgCATATTTGTGAAGCAGAGATAAAACGTTGCAAAGGTGCATATTGACTGAGTCTTTCTAGGCCATGTCcacattaaaatagtttttctgaAACAATCTTTGTACTTGTCTTTTCTGAAAGGTTTCTTATAAAGATGCCACCATTTGTAGGAATGTCTTCTTCCATACAAAAATGTAACCAAACTGGTAAAGTATCGAAGTGAGTATCAGTAACTCGGTCACTGaaatacatcaaaacaaaagaaggcttgcaatgaaaaagaaatctaacaaaatttaaacattgttGCAGTTCTAATATTATGCAGCCCTGGAGTATGTATATGTTTCTGTGGCTGTGTAGTTTTGGACTTTTGCCTCAGTTTACTTGTACCATCTCAAGTACCCCTATCatgcttttgtaatttaagagcaaagaaaacacaatgccTTCGGTAAACAATGCTTCAGAATCAACTTACAAGGTATTTAACACTGTAGTGTACATAATTTATTAGATAAAACAAGCTACCATGACACAGTATACCACAACTACTCCTCAAAGATTGTAGCAATAACCCttcaaaaaaaccttttttaatctCATATAAAGCTATGCAAACGCTCTGTCTGTGctgatgaaaatgtactagCATGGGAAGCTTGAAAGTTAAACTGAATTTGATGCTTTACTATGTATGCTTTCTGATTAATTTGGCAAATAAATGATCTGACTATCTAGGGACTATCTAggattattttgattttatattcCAAAATAATCAACTCACcaactacactgcaaaaacacaaaatcttatgaAGTATTTTCAATCTAGCTTTTAAGTTAAATAtctaaagacaaaactaacttacaagtaagttttcTGCAAGATGTAGGgacttattttaaatcaataaaataagcCCCTACTTATTAAGCTGTACTTTTTCTacactgatgaaaaagtacaagtaccttaTAATGTGGGAAAACTACTTGTTTTGCAAGCAAAAGATGAGTGTGTAACTCTAAACTGTAAAGTAACACACCTTGTCCTGATGCAGCGCCACAGTGAATTACTCACCCTTGGTCCCAATACATGTACACCTTTAAGAATGGAGGCACAAATAGCAACACTCATATTTCCTAAATGACTTTATGCTACACAGAATCTACTTCATTTCCTCATGTCTTAATACACCACCAACAAGCCAAGatagaaaacagcagcagctttaagtCCGGCCCTGGCTATGAGCTTTCGCCTGGCACCCCACCCAGCATGACGGGGCCGAGGCTCTTTGACTGTGTGGGCTTGGTTGGGGAAGACAGAGCACTGCTTTATTGAGTCTGTTCAGTTTCTTCTACTTGCGCAGGGTGGCGGAGTACTCCTATGGCAACCAGAAAAAATccagcaagaagaagaagctgagcAAGAACGACATCCGCCTGGTGCCGCGAGACGTCGAGGAGACAGACAAGATGAATGTGGTGAGTTGCTCATCTCTCACCTCCTCGCTCAACTACTTCGACTACCACCAGCAGAGCCTGCCACTGGGCTGCAGGCGCTCCGAGAGCACCTTCCTCAACGTGGAGAACCAGAACTCACGCAATGCGGCCCCCAACCACGGCTATCAGCACTCGTTCACAGGGCAGGGTCACCAGCAGCCAGACCTCATCATCAACGGCATGCCACTGCCAGAGGTGAGATACAATCCAATGTGCTATGTCCTTGATCTTTGGCTGGACTACCTTTGCCTGTTGGCGGTTAAAGAAGGAGAAAATTGATTTAACACGAATGTAGCGGCAAGAACATAACTTTGAACGTTTAGTTTTTCATCAAGTGTAATTAAAAGGTCTCCTAGGTCAAACTAGCCTCTAACAAAGCAAACCTCTCTCTCAACACAGCCTATTGTCTAGACATATTTGGCATTCAGTTGCATCAAAGCACTTTGTGTCAAGGAAATATTTGTTGCTGATGGAAAAGCTG contains:
- the pcdh19 gene encoding protocadherin-19 isoform X6 yields the protein MELIQLASVFLLFWVGTEAVINLKYGINEEMKPGSVIGNVTRDALKQEFQIAPQPPYLRVISNSEPRWVELSPAGILTTQMKIDRDVVCRQNPKCIVSLEVMSNSMEICVIKVEIEDLNDNAPRFPTSHIDIEISENASPGTRFPLEGASDPDSGIFGVQSYSITPNELFGLEIKTRGDGSKIAELVVQKSLDRETQSHYTYEISAEDGGDPPKIGAVQLNIKVIDSNDNNPVFDEPVYTVNVMENSPVNTLVIDLNATDPDEGTNGEVVYSFNSYVTEKTREAFKIDPRTGIITVNGVLDYETTQIYEIDVQAKDLGPNSIPAHCKVTVNVMDTNDNPPVISLLSLNTEMVEVSENAQRGYVIALVRVSDKDSGANGKVKCTLQGNVPFRLQEYESFSTILVDGRLDREQKDTFNLTIQAEDSGIPQLRATKSLVVKVTDENDNPPHFLKPHYQEMVMENNLPGSCLLAVSAEDPDLGMNGTVSYSIVPGEIKHMDVNTYVSINPSGRIYSMRSFDHEYTRTFDFKVLARDNGNPSLSSNATVRIVVLDVNDNTPVMTNPPLVNGTAEVSIPRNAGVGYMVTQVKADDYDEGENGRLTYTISEGDRAFFEIDQVNGEVRSTRMFGENAKSTYEITVVARDHGKPSLSASAYIVVYLSPDLNAQETIGPVNLSLIFIIALGSIAAILFITMIFVAVKCKRDNKEIRTYNCSFFYLRRVAEYSYGNQKKSSKKKKLSKNDIRLVPRDVEETDKMNVTENYSIDSSYVNSRAHLIKSTSTFKDLEGNSLKDSGHEESDQTDSEHDVQRGHYVDTAVNDMLNMTVPPNVCQLPDQDPGEGFHCQDECRILGHSDRCWMPRVSVPARAKSPEHARNVIALSIEATTVDVPHYEDGTIKRTFATFGKDGPEDVERGELKGKRTQESQVCSPKANGGAVREAGNGREAASPITSPVHLKSPMSKASSSYNTLKCRDAERIANHSLLRQPEGKDSEPAVREINTLLHDGRDKESPSSKRLKDIVL
- the pcdh19 gene encoding protocadherin-19 isoform X4 — protein: MELIQLASVFLLFWVGTEAVINLKYGINEEMKPGSVIGNVTRDALKQEFQIAPQPPYLRVISNSEPRWVELSPAGILTTQMKIDRDVVCRQNPKCIVSLEVMSNSMEICVIKVEIEDLNDNAPRFPTSHIDIEISENASPGTRFPLEGASDPDSGIFGVQSYSITPNELFGLEIKTRGDGSKIAELVVQKSLDRETQSHYTYEISAEDGGDPPKIGAVQLNIKVIDSNDNNPVFDEPVYTVNVMENSPVNTLVIDLNATDPDEGTNGEVVYSFNSYVTEKTREAFKIDPRTGIITVNGVLDYETTQIYEIDVQAKDLGPNSIPAHCKVTVNVMDTNDNPPVISLLSLNTEMVEVSENAQRGYVIALVRVSDKDSGANGKVKCTLQGNVPFRLQEYESFSTILVDGRLDREQKDTFNLTIQAEDSGIPQLRATKSLVVKVTDENDNPPHFLKPHYQEMVMENNLPGSCLLAVSAEDPDLGMNGTVSYSIVPGEIKHMDVNTYVSINPSGRIYSMRSFDHEYTRTFDFKVLARDNGNPSLSSNATVRIVVLDVNDNTPVMTNPPLVNGTAEVSIPRNAGVGYMVTQVKADDYDEGENGRLTYTISEGDRAFFEIDQVNGEVRSTRMFGENAKSTYEITVVARDHGKPSLSASAYIVVYLSPDLNAQETIGPVNLSLIFIIALGSIAAILFITMIFVAVKCKRDNKEIRTYNCRVAEYSYGNQKKSSKKKKLSKNDIRLVPRDVEETDKMNVVSCSSLTSSLNYFDYHQQSLPLGCRRSESTFLNVENQNSRNAAPNHGYQHSFTGQGHQQPDLIINGMPLPETENYSIDSSYVNSRAHLIKSTSTFKDLEGNSLKDSGHEESDQTDSEHDVQRGHYVDTAVNDMLNMTVPPNVCQLPDQDPGEGFHCQDECRILGHSDRCWMPRVSVPARAKSPEHARNVIALSIEATTVDVPHYEDGTIKRTFATFGKDGPEDVERGELKGKRTQESQVCSPKANGGAVREAGNGREAASPITSPVHLKSPMSKASSSYNTLKCRDAERIANHSLLRQPEGKDSEPAVREINTLLHDGRDKESPSSKRLKDIVL
- the pcdh19 gene encoding protocadherin-19 isoform X7, with protein sequence MELIQLASVFLLFWVGTEAVINLKYGINEEMKPGSVIGNVTRDALKQEFQIAPQPPYLRVISNSEPRWVELSPAGILTTQMKIDRDVVCRQNPKCIVSLEVMSNSMEICVIKVEIEDLNDNAPRFPTSHIDIEISENASPGTRFPLEGASDPDSGIFGVQSYSITPNELFGLEIKTRGDGSKIAELVVQKSLDRETQSHYTYEISAEDGGDPPKIGAVQLNIKVIDSNDNNPVFDEPVYTVNVMENSPVNTLVIDLNATDPDEGTNGEVVYSFNSYVTEKTREAFKIDPRTGIITVNGVLDYETTQIYEIDVQAKDLGPNSIPAHCKVTVNVMDTNDNPPVISLLSLNTEMVEVSENAQRGYVIALVRVSDKDSGANGKVKCTLQGNVPFRLQEYESFSTILVDGRLDREQKDTFNLTIQAEDSGIPQLRATKSLVVKVTDENDNPPHFLKPHYQEMVMENNLPGSCLLAVSAEDPDLGMNGTVSYSIVPGEIKHMDVNTYVSINPSGRIYSMRSFDHEYTRTFDFKVLARDNGNPSLSSNATVRIVVLDVNDNTPVMTNPPLVNGTAEVSIPRNAGVGYMVTQVKADDYDEGENGRLTYTISEGDRAFFEIDQVNGEVRSTRMFGENAKSTYEITVVARDHGKPSLSASAYIVVYLSPDLNAQETIGPVNLSLIFIIALGSIAAILFITMIFVAVKCKRDNKEIRTYNCRVAEYSYGNQKKSSKKKKLSKNDIRLVPRDVEETDKMNVTENYSIDSSYVNSRAHLIKSTSTFKDLEGNSLKDSGHEESDQTDSEHDVQRGHYVDTAVNDMLNMTVPPNVCQLPDQDPGEGFHCQDECRILGHSDRCWMPRVSVPARAKSPEHARNVIALSIEATTVDVPHYEDGTIKRTFATFGKDGPEDVERGELKGKRTQESQVCSPKANGGAVREAGNGREAASPITSPVHLKSPMSKASSSYNTLKCRDAERIANHSLLRQPEGKDSEPAVREINTLLHDGRDKESPSSKRLKDIVL